The stretch of DNA GTTGGTCGGGGTGCTGTTCCTATCGACTACCGCCGGATTGGCGAGCGGCTGCGGCGGAAGCGGAGGCGGAGGCGAACCTCAAGCACCGCTCATGGATCAAACAACGGCCGGGCGTGATCGCTGCATGTTGCAACCCGACGGTGATTCGCGCGTCTTCGTCGTGGAGTGGGACGCCACGGACCTCGCGAGCTTCGAAGCCGCAGCGCAGGACGATGTCGTGTTCGTTCAGCTCGAGAACTGCCAACTGCGCGTGCTGTATGGCTGCAAGGACGAGGCGCTGCACGGTCGCTACGGTCGGTACGATCAAATCCAAGCCACCAGCGGTACTCGGGAAGGCTTCGACATTCGCGACCAGACCGAGCTCAGCGCGAAGCTTCCGCTCGGTGCACTCTCATTGGGAGGCCAAGTCAGCTCAGACCGCGGTCTGAAGCTGAGTTACTTCGTCGCTGGTCAGCGGCGGGCACTGCGCGACGATGTGTACCGTGAGGAAATAAAAGCGAACGACCGCTGCGCGAGCGCGACCCATTTCATCTCAAGCTACGACCTCGGGGCCTTCGAGCTGTATTCCGCTTCCCAACAAGAGCTGAAAGCAAACGCTGCCGTCGCTGGATTCGGCGCCGAGGGCAAGCAGCGTGGAGCACATTCGCTGTTGAAGCACGGCGGCAAGCTCGACAGTTGTGACACCCACACTCAGACCGAGTGCCGGGTACCGATCCGACTCACGGCTCGGGCGGTTCGCCCTGGCGTGCGACCGGCGGCGAGCTCAGCGGGCCTGACTCCGGAACAAGCGGCTGCCGCCGGAGATTCAGCGGCGGTGAAGGCCCAGGGCCAGATGAACGCGATGATGCTTAGGCTCTCTGCCGAGCGCAAAGAGGCGCTCGGAGATGGCGTCGGCTGCCTTCAGGATCTTGAGCGCGCGGACGCTACTGATAGCATCGGTGCCAGTGAGCATCGTTTCCGTATGGTCCGCGCCTGGTGCACGATGCGCGCGGGGCGTTGCGACGAAGGCAAGAAGCTCGCTCGTGAGGCACTCGCCGCCCAGGACCGCCAGGCGATGACCCCGCGCATGAGCGACGCACAGCTGGGCGCGCTGGTCGACCAACACGCTCAAGCCAAGTGCGTCACGAGTGGCGGGATGTCTGCGCCTGATCGCATGATGCGCGCTTTGCCCGGTCTTCAAGCGAGCCTCGCGGCCCAGGATGGCCCGGGCTGCGTGAAGGCCGGTGACGAGATCGCGGCGGCGCTCAAGTCTCTCAAGGGGCCGCCGGACGGCGCGATGAAGGGCGGCGTGATGGCGCTGCTCGGTGCAGCGCGCTGCGCCGGCGAGGCCAAGCTGTGCAAGGACGCGAAGCGTCTTCACGCGACGTATTACAAGCTAGAGAACCCGGGCGACTCCGCAAAGCAGGCCCAGGAAGACTTCGAGTTCATGCTCCCGGACTGCGCCAAGAAGTAGATCCGGGACGCCCAGGAGTGCACTCCCCATCTTCTCTAGTAGGATGCTGGGAGCTAGCGCCGCACCAGCTCGGCGATCCTCCTCAACATCTCCGCGGGGCAACTGCCCTTGAGCAGTCGAGCATCTACGGTCGCATCGATCGGTTCGCTCCCCCCCGAGAAGAGCACAGCCTTCGTCGGAGGCTCCTGCGCACGCAGCTTGGGCAGGAGGACGAGCCCGTCCTCCCCGCGCAAGTTCCGATCGAGAATTG from Polyangiaceae bacterium encodes:
- a CDS encoding response regulator; this translates as MSSAARILIVDDDPGTRFGLARLLEDEGYEVEEAADLSTAVEKLEHQRFQVAILDRNLRGEDGLVLLPKLRAQEPPTKAVLFSGGSEPIDATVDARLLKGSCPAEMLRRIAELVRR